The proteins below are encoded in one region of Aspergillus nidulans FGSC A4 chromosome III:
- a CDS encoding SNAP receptor PEP12 (transcript_id=CADANIAT00006040), whose product MSFNHLSSLESQPTTYRRSDDPQYHDDPEFQRLTESLSNQLFTLTSNITRLSDQIALLGTKRDTERVRERVHNLLEQTRTGFRDVGEGIKKVQNWEDVNPSQKWTQQKLSTEFKATLEEFQTIQRRALEKQRASAVAARTAVEEAGHSTEDDAQQQQQQQLLEVEQPRLANQDEVDFQEALIIEREAEIRNIEQSVGELNELFRDVAHIVHEQGEQLDTISGNVENVHANTQGANVELRSASRYQKNARTKACCLLIILAVILAIIILAAVLG is encoded by the exons ATGTCTTTCAATCACTTGAGCTCTCTCGAGTCCCAGCCTACCACCTACCGTCGTTCGGATGATCCCCAGTACCATGATGATCCCGAATTCCAGCGGTTGACCGAGTCCCTATCGAACCAGCTATTCACACTCACTTCAAACATCACCCGCTTGTCGGATCAGATTGCCCTCCTTGGGACAAAGCGCGACACTGAACGGGTGCGAGAAAGAGTTCATAATCTCCTTGAACAAACCCGTACCGGATTCAGAGACGTTGGCGAGGGGATCAAGAAGGTTCAGAACTGGGAAGACGTCAAT CCCTCACAAAAATGGACACAGCAGAAATTGTCAACAGAGTTCAAGGCCACCTTGGAGGAATTCCAGACCATCCAGCGACGGGCCTTGGAGAAGCAACGCGCTTCTGCAGTCGCGGCACGCACCGCtgtggaggaggccgggCATTCGACAGAGGATGacgctcagcagcagcagcagcagcagctcctcgaaGTAGAACAGCCACGCCTAGCGAATCAAGACGAAGTTGATTTCCAGGAAGCTCTAATCATCGAGCGTGAAGCGGAGATCCGCAACATTGAACAAAGTGTTGGTGAATTGAACGAGCTGTTCCGGGATGTCGCCCACATCGTTCATGAGCAGGGAGAGCAACTAGACACTATTAGCGGGAACGTCGAGAACGTTCATGCTAACACTCAAGGCGCGAATGTTGAGCTTCGCAGTGCTAGCCGGTACCAGAAGAACGCTCGGACTAAGGCTTGCTGTTTACTCATAATCCTTGCCGTCATTTTGGCTATTATTATCCTTGCGGCTGTTCTTGGATAG
- a CDS encoding cytochrome c1 heme lyase CYT2 (transcript_id=CADANIAT00006041) yields the protein MGAGASTPVSPPPSTPAATCPVDHKTREAWLQQHKPGEAPHPVASNDGVPTTMKQHRPLSTDREVSSIPRAVASDSDAPPSECPAAPSSPYASPTASHGTPSNAETETGHDKSTGNWIYPSERQFFEALMRKGNTPNSVSSASELATTVASIIPIHNAVNERAWQQILEWEQKAPLSDPGSKKCGGPKLYSFRGLGSEPEFLSPRARMNSLMGYQLPFDRHDWVVERCDGQRIEYVIDFYQGKSTGGSSRGGLAANAGPGKLSFYLDVRPKLNSWEGCMMRFRRFSGL from the coding sequence ATGGGCGCCGGCGCAAGCACTCCAGTATCACCCCCTCCCTCCACCCCAGCGGCTACCTGCCCCGTTGATCACAAAACCCGTGAGGcatggctgcagcaacaTAAACCCGGCGAGGCTCCTCATCCTGTCGCTTCCAATGATGGGGTGCCGACAACGATGAAGCAACACCGCCCGCTCTCCACAGATCGCGAAGTAAGCAGTATACCAAGAGCGGTTGCCTCCGATTCAGATGCACCCCCATCCGAGTGTCCCGCCGCACCGTCCTCCCCATATGCATCACCGACTGCATCGCACGGTACGCCTTCTAACGCAGAAACTGAAACGGGGCATGACAAATCGACGGGGAACTGGATTTATCCTTCTGAACGGCAATTCTTCGAGGCGCTAATGCGTAAGGGTAATACCCCGAATTCAGTCAGCTCGGCGTCAGAATTAGCGACTACGGTAGCATCGATAATCCCAATCCATAACGCTGTGAATGAGCGCGCATGGCAGCAAATCCTGGAATGGGAACAGAAAGCGCCGTTATCGGACCCTGGAAGCAAAAAGTGCGGCGGGCCGAAGCTGTACTCGTTTCGCGGACTAGGCTCCGAGCCGGAATTTTTGAGCCCTAGGGCGCGCATGAACAGCTTGATGGGATACCAGTTACCTTTTGATCGACACGACTGGGTTGTGGAACGATGTGACGGGCAGCGGATTGAATATGTCATCGATTTTTACCAAGGAAAGTCAACAGGAGGGAGCAGCCGGGGTGGCCTGGCCGCAAACGCCGGGCCAGGCAAGCTCAGCTTTTACCTTGACGTGCGGCCGAAATTGAATTCTTGGGAAGGCTGTATGATGAGATTCAGGCGATTCTCGGGTCTTTAA
- the mvd1 gene encoding diphosphomevalonate decarboxylase MVD1 (transcript_id=CADANIAT00006042) translates to MAAVSESPVYRATTTAPVNIAVIKYWGKRDATLNLPTNSSLSVTLSQRSLRTLTTASCSASYPAADELTLNGKPQDIQSSKRTLACLASLRAHRQELESADPSLPKLSTLPLRIVSENNFPTAAGLASSAAGFAALVRAVADLYKLPQSPTELSRIARQGSGSACRSLMGGYVAWRAGELADGSDSLAEEVAPQAHWPEMRALILVVSAEKKDVPSTTGMQTTVATSELFATRANAVVPARMAAIETAIQNRDFPAFAEITMRDSNGFHATCLDSWPPIFYMNDVSRAAVRLVHDINNAVGRTVCAYTFDAGPNAVIYYLEKDSNLVAGTFKSILGTELEGWSGPFYDAVKDVSSGVSLEQVDSRAVDVLKTGLSRVILTGVGEGPISVQDHLVGENGEILSDQ, encoded by the exons ATGGCTGCTGTTTCTGAGAGCCCCGTCTACCGGGCCACCACTACTGCCCCTGTTAACATCGCCGTTATAAA GTACTGGGGAAAACGCGATGCCACTTTGAACTTGCCTACGAACTCATCGCTTTCTGTCACCTTGTCTCAGCGCTCTCTCCGTACCTTAACCACTGCCTCGTGCTCTGCCAGCTACCCCGCCGCCGATGAGCTGACGCTCAATGGCAAGCCGCAGGACATCCAGTCGTCCAAGCGTACCCTGGCTTGTCTCGCCAGCTTACGGGCTCACCGACAAGAGCTCGAGAGTGCAGACCCGTCTCTGCCTAAGCTCTCTACCCTCCCCCTAAGGATCGTTTCCGAGAACAACTTCCCCACCGCCGCTGGCCTCGCCTCCTCGGCTGCTGGTTTCGCAGCTTTGGTGCGCGCCGTAGCAGACCTCTACAAGCTGCCTCAGTCGCCAACAGAACTTAGTCGCATCGCTCGGCAGGGTTCTGGCTCGGCTTGTCGCTCTCTGATGGGAGGGTACGTCGCCTGGCGCGCCGGTGAGCTTGCGGACGGAAGCGACAGTCTGGCAGAAGAGGTTGCTCCCCAGGCTCACTGGCCCGAAATGCGTGCACTTATCCTGGTTGTgagtgcggagaagaaggacgtTCCTAGCACGACGGGTATGCAAACTACCGTTGCGACATCAGAGCTTTTCGCAACGCGGGCGAACGCTGTCGTCCCTGCGCGTATGGCCGCTATAGAGACAGCTATTCAGAACCGCGATTTCCCCGCTTTTGCGGAAATCACCATGCGTGATTCCAATGGTTTCCATGCTACCTGCCTTGACTCATGgcctcccatcttctacatGAATGATGTCTCCCGGGCCGCCGTCAGGCTCGTACATGATATCAACAACGCCGTCGGTCGTACAGTGTGCGCGTATACTTTCGATGCTGGCCCTAACGCCGTCATCTACTACCTTGAGAAGGATTCCAACCTTGTTGCGGGAACTTTCAAGTCTATTCTTGGCACAGAACTTGAAGGATGGTCTGGCCCCTTCTATGATGCCGTGAAGGACGTCAGCTCGGGTGTATCTCTCGAACAGGTCGACTCCCGCGCCGTAGACGTGCTCAAGACTGGATTGAGCCGTGTGATCCTCACCGGTGTTGGTGAAGGTCCTATCAGTGTACAGGATCACCTCGTTGGGGAAAACGGTGAAATTCTCTCTGATCAATAG
- a CDS encoding Elongator subunit IKI3 (transcript_id=CADANIAT00006043) produces the protein MRNLKNVRLAEVQLQNGLPLTATAWDTASDAVICTFGPTPTNPVIELRRKRADVYFSDAVSPDVFDTIASWDAPCPLPHLDCDHVLSLHYFADTLTACLVLEGGDIIVVREEPLPGEDKIEIVGSVDVGITAAAWSPDEELLALTTSAHTFLYMTREFENVAEITFTPDDLKASQHVSVGWGKRETQFQGKRAKAMRDPTVPEKVDEGKLSGNDDGRTTITWRGDGAFVAVNSIVEGIRRAIRVYSREGTLDSVSEPVDGLEGALSWRPYGNLIAGIQRLDDRIDVVFFERNGLRHGQFTLRLTEEERSTWASNIHLSWNVDSTVLAVQFKDRIQFWTSGNYHYYLKQEIPVIVSSEGPFAYKWHHEKALRFVAGASDLIQTNGSAESILDGEFVFKVFHGSTTPPNDVGAVAVIDGKTLKLTPLKLSGVPPPMAHNELPLDANAIDVAFSKSGTRIAVLMNDHFSVYLWSLKSRPVPVPILESSYPLSGEIGSRPRQITFLNDNEVYILRSRGPNNTCIERTTLETRETKVVYEAADSEHLLTMFSSLGHEALWFSHVPRPGQSIAYSTITMPSSNESQVTPWAQSPVADTYWAKSAQISDDEVGLVLISLSRTGGLYANKKLLAKNCTSFLLTSSHVIFTTSLHLLKFVHLRRAEDMEAPPDTPETDERCRSIERGSRLVTVMPSAFAVVLQAPRGNIETIYPRALVLAGIRSFIDKKDYRSAFLTCRSQMVDMNLIHDYAPEQFMESITLFVDQVKRVDFVDEFLSRLKEEDVSQTLYKDTLKALDMEVAAETGFTMTGKKGSKVNRICDGFLTALEKRSDTNLHNLITAHVCKLPPDLESGLQLVARLREESPEQAEDAVEHMCFLTDANRLYDTALGLYDLELTLLVAQQAQRDPREYLPFLRKLQQLPDLRRFFEIDNYLGRWQKALGHLHGLHAHDELREYVVKHVLYKDAIDIYKYEPEQLRDITHLYADHLYQESQYKDAGIAYESLSMYTDAYKCYQLAHLWRESLYTAMLVPLSQDELTTHATDLATTLVEENKDYLAASQIHAEHLHDIPTAARLLCRGARYSEATRLLTLHSVQSLIPEIVDVALADAMGSMTDLLADFRSQLQAQVPRIAELRVRRIQDPLAYFGGDPTATDGAAGVDIPDNVSLAATDASTLAGKSMFTRYTGKTSSGKTTSSRQSSRNRRKEERKRARGKKGTVYEEEYLVNSVRRLIERVGTTVPEVENLVDSLLRRGMRERAAAIEKATRDVLKLCEESQEEVFIVQQKQQLEEGENGEQGGEAVNGPVDVPMPQGGQRVFWESIVSTLGGGKGQEPPKIKEMKKSALLS, from the exons ATGCGCAATTTGAAAAACGTGCGCCTCGCAGAGGTGCAGCTCCAAAATGGACTTCCTctaacagcaacagcttgGGATACAGCTTCCGATGCTGTCATTTGCACATTTGGCCCTACGCCCACAAACCCTGTCATCGAGCTCCGGAGAAAACGCGCGGATGTGTATTTCTCGGATGCCGTGAGCCCAGATGTCTTTGACACTATCGCATCTTGGGATGCACCATGTCCGCTGCCACATCTTGATTGTGATCACGTTCTCTCGCTACATTACTTCGCGGACACTCTGACGGCATGCCTTGTCCTGGAAGGAGGTGACATTATCGTTGTCCGTGAAGAGCCCCTCCCTGGAGAGGATAAGATCGAGATTGTGGGCTCGGTCGATGTTGGCATTACGGCTGCCGCCTGGTCGCCTGACGAGGAACTGCTGGCTCTTACTACCTCAGCCCATACATTTTTGTACATGACTAGGGAGTTTGAGAATGTCGCCGAGATCACTTTTACTCCTGATGACCTTAAGGCGTCGCAGCATGTCTCCGTGGGCTGGGGAAAGCGTGAGACGCAATTTCAGGGAAAGAGAGCCAAGGCTATGCGAGACCCAACTGTTCCGGAGAAGGTGGACGAGGGGAAGCTCAGCGGTAATGATGACGGTAGGACAACTATTACATGGCGCGGAGACGGCGCCTTTGTTGCGGTGAATAGCATCGTTGAAGGGATTCGTCGTGCAATCAGGGTCTACTCCCGTGAGGGAACTCTGGATAGCGTGAGTGAGCCAGTTGATGGCCTAGAAGGGGCTCTCAGTTGGAGACCGTACGGAAATCTCATTGCCGGCATTCAGAGGCTCGATGACCGGATTGATGTGGTCTTTTTTGAAAGAAACGGCTTGCGACATGGCCAGTTCACTCTTCGTTTGACCGAAGAGGAGCGATCTACGTGGGCATCAAACATTCATCTGAGCTGGAATGTGGACTCAACAGTTCTTGCAGTACAGTTCAAGGACAGAATTCAGTTTTGGACCTCGGGCAACTACCACTACTACCTGAAACAGGAAATTCCTGTGATAGTAAGCTCTGAGGGCCCCTTTGCGTACAAATGGCACCATGAAAAAGCTTTGCGTTTCGTTGCAGGAGCCTCTG ATTTAATTCAGACTAATGGTTCTGCAGAGTCAATCTTAGACGGCGAGTTTGTTTTTAAAGTTTTTCACGGTTCAACCACTCCTCCTAATGATGTTGGAGCTGTTGCTGTTATTGATGGAA AAACTCTGAAGTTGACGCCTCTGAAACTATCCGGCGTTCCGCCCCCTATGGCTCACAATGAACTTCCTCTTGATGCCAATGCTATTGATGTAGCGTTTAGCAAGTCTGGGACAAGGATTGCTGTTCTAATGAACGATCACTTCTCTGTTTATCTATGGTCCCTCAAATCCAGACCGGTGCCTGTTCCGATCCTGGAGTCCAGCTATCCCTTATCCGGTGAAATAGGCAGTCGGCCTCGTCAGATTACCTTCCTCAATGACAATGAAGTCTACATCCTCCGCAGCAGAGGACCGAACAATACCTGCATCGAGCGGACCACGTTGGAGACCCGTGAAACCAAGGTCGTTTACGAGGCAGCAGACTCTGAGCACCTGCTTACCATGTTTTCAAGCTTAGGGCACGAAGCCCTGTGGTTCTCTCATGTTCCTCGACCAGGCCAGTCAATTGCCTACTCTACCATCACAATGCCATCATCCAACGAATCACAGGTCACACCTTGGGCCCAAAGCCCTGTCGCTGACACATACTGGGCCAAGAGTGCTCAAATATCTGATGATGAGGTAGGC CTCGTTTTGATTTCCTTATCAAGAACAGGGGGCTTATATGCGAACAAGAAGCTGCTTGCAAAGAATTGCACTTCTTTCCTCCTTACCTCGTCCCATGTTATATTCACCACCTCTCTACATCTTCTCAAGTTCGTTCATCTCCGCCGGGCTGAAG ACATGGAGGCGCCTCCTGACACTCCCGAGACGGATGAACGTTGTAGAAGCATTGAACGTGGATCACGCCTAGTCACTGTAATGCCTTCCGCATTCGCAGTTGttctccaagctcctcgaggCAACATCGAGACTATTTATCCACGAGCCCTCGTGCTAGCAGGAATTCGATCCTTCATTGATAAGAAGGACTACCGCTCTGCTTTCCTCACCTGCCGCAGCCAAATGGTAGACATGAATCTTATTCATGACTACGCCCCCGAGCAGTTCATGGAAAGCATTACACTATTCGTCGACCAAGTCAAGAGGGTGGATTTCGTGGACGAATTCCTTTCTCGCTTGAA agaagaagatgtctCGCAGACGCTCTACAAGGATACGTTGAAAGCACTAGACATGGAAGTTGCAGCGGAAACCGGTTTTACCAtgacaggaaagaaaggcagCAAGGTTAACCGAATTTGTGATGGGTTCCTAACCGCCCTGGAGAAGCGTTCAGATACTAATCTGCACAACCTCATTACGGCGCATGTTTGCAAGCTACCACCAGACCTCGAATCCGGTCTCCAATTAGTAGCGCGTCTGAGAG AGGAGAGTCCTGAACAAGCAGAAGACGCTGTGGAACACATGTGCTTCCTGACGGATGCGAACCGGCTCTACGATACTGCGCTAGGTCTCTATGATCTTGAACTTACTTTGCTTGTAGCCCAACAAGCGCAGAGG GATCCCCGCGAATACCTTCCATTCCTCCGGAAGCTGCAGCAACTCCCAGATCTGCGTCGATTCTTCGAAATTGACAACTACCTAGGAAGGTGGCAGAAGGCACTCGGCCATCTTCATGGGTTGCATGCCCACGACGAGCTCCGCGAATACGTGGTCAAGCACGTCCTATACAAAGATGCCATTGATATTTACAAATATGAGCCTGAACAGCTTCGCGACATAACCCACCTCTACGCAGACCACCTGTACCAGGAATCCCAGTATAAAGATGCAGGAATTG CCTATGAATCCCTCTCTATGTACACAGACGCCTACAAATGCTACCAACTCGCACACCTCTGGCGCGAATCCCTCTACACCGCGATGCTCGTTCCCCTTTCCCAAGATGAGCTAACAACCCACGCCACCGACCTTGCCACAACCCTGGTTGAGGAAAACAAGGACTACCTCGCCGCTTCTCAAATTCACGCTGAACATCTTCATGATATCCCTACCGCTGCTCGCCTCCTCTGCCGCGGCGCCCGCTATTCCGAAGCGACTCGCCTTCTCACCCTGCACAGCGTGCAGTCCCTCATCCCGGAGATTGTGGACGTCGCTCTCGCAGATGCCATGGGATCAATGACAGACCTGCTTGCGGACTTCCGCTCCCAATTGCAGGCACAGGTTCCTCGAATCGCGGAGCTACGTGTGCGTCGTATCCAGGATCCATTGGCATACTTTGGCGGAGACCCCACTGCCACTGATGGGGCTGCGGGTGTGGATATTCCCGATAACGTCTCTCTAGCAGCAACGGATGCCTCGACCTTAGCCGGCAAATCTATGTTTACTCGGTACACGGGCAAGACGTCGTCCGGTAAAACAACATCCTCGCGTCAGAGTTCTCGCAACCGGCGCAAGGAAGAGCGCAAGCGGGCCCgtggaaagaaaggaacTGTCTACGAAGAAGAATACCTGGTTAACAGTGTGCGACGACTGATTGAACGTGTTGGCACGACTGTTCCCGAAGTGGAGAATCTGGTTGATTCCCTGCTGCGCAGGGGGATGAGGGAGCGTGCTGCGGCGATTGAGAAGGCTACGAGAGATGTTTTGAAGCTGTGTGAGGAAAGTCAGGAGGAAGTTTTCATTGTTCAACAGAAGCAACAGCtagaagagggagaaaatgGGGAGCAGGGTGGTGAGGCAGTGAATGGGCCTGTGGATGTTCCAATGCCGCAAGGCGGGCAGAGAGTGTTTTGGGAGAGTATTGTGTCTACTCTGGGAGGTGGGAAAGGTCAGGAGCCGCCGAAAAtcaaggagatgaagaagtcAGCATTGTTGAGTTAG
- a CDS encoding cytochrome c oxidase VIIc family protein (transcript_id=CADANIAT00006044) has product MFLPTDWSDQEISCPVRGRCRNRTTAGETDRRNYPLVIAGYHVTNLAPSSSYISRMARSVSPPQSSHRASVLFKMNAATALRARMATSFVARRGFSTTRSQLSSPYHYAEGPRSNIPFNPLTKYFFFRYWAFMITGFGAPFAIAVWQTYKTR; this is encoded by the exons ATGTTTCTTCCCACCGACTGGAGCGACCAAGAAATTTCATGTCCCGTTCGGGGAAGGTGCCGCAATCGAACGACCGCCGGAGAAACTGATCGGAGAAACTATCCTCTTGTAATAGCTGGTTATCACGTGACTAATTTggctccatcttcatcctacATTTCCCGCATGGCACGATCAGTATCTCCGCCTCAGTCATCTCATCGCGCTTCTGTTCTATTCAAG ATGAACGCTGCTACCGCTCTCCGGGCCCGCATGGCTACCTCCTTCGTTGCCCGCCGTGGCTTTTCCACCACCCGCAGCCAGCTTTCCAGCCCTTACCACTACGCTGAGGGTCCTCGCTCCAACATCCCCTTCAACCCTCTTACcaagtacttcttcttcagatactGGGCTTTCATGA TCACCGGTTTCGGTGCTCCCTTCGCTATTGCTG TCTGGCAAACCTACAAGACCCGCTAA